From Neofelis nebulosa isolate mNeoNeb1 unplaced genomic scaffold, mNeoNeb1.pri scaffold_71, whole genome shotgun sequence, one genomic window encodes:
- the CTU2 gene encoding cytoplasmic tRNA 2-thiolation protein 2 isoform X1: protein MCQVGEDYGDPAPEGPPPPRPGLPSRELKCVKCKEGVPVVVIRAGDAFCRDCFRAFYVHKFRAVLGKNRLIFPGEKVLLAWSGGPSSSSMVWQVLEGLSRDSAKRLRFVPGVIYVDEGAACGQSPEDRAKTVAEVKLILQTLGFPWHIVALEEVFGLSPSVLRCSAQEPVGAVGTYKVAVDSFLQQQHTLGTERSGGSPSPAQGEERLSPPGTQESQDPAGPPPAAQTEALSRLFDSVKTLTAKEEFLHTLRTHLILHVARTHGYSKVMTGDSCTRLAIKLMTSLALGRGAFLAWDTGFSDERHGDVVVVRPMRDHTLKEVAFYNRLFAVPSVFTPAIDTKAPEKASVHRLMEGFLLRLQAQFPSTVSTVYRTSEKLVKAPRDGCAAGPRCLLCMCTLDVDAADSATAFGAQTSGFSQTQPPTPRAGAGAPTEVGGAQDRCQGAGPCGREDSRARVIERLCYGCRANMKDVPSLDLLPPYILAEAQLRSQRASQEIQEHLAENGAEETHTGES from the exons ATGTGCCAGGTTGGCGAGGATTACGGGGACCCGGCGCCCGAGGgaccgccgccgccgcggcctgG CCTCCCAAGCCGTGAGCTGAAGTGTGTGAAGTGCAAGGAAGGGGTACCCGTTGTGGTGATCCGAGCCGGAGACGCCTTCTGCAG GGATTGCTTCAGGGCGTTTTACGTCCACAAGTTCAGAGCCGTGCTGGGGAAGAATCGGCTCATCTTTCCAGGAGAGAAG GTGCTCCTGGCTTGGTCTGGGGGTCCTTCATCCAGCTCCATGGTCTGGCAGGTCCTTGAG gGCCTGAGTCGAGATTCTGCCAAAAGACTGCGTTTCGTGCCGGGGGTCATCTACGTGGATG AGGGAGCGGCTTGTGGGCAGAGCCCGGAGGACAGAGCAAAAACTGTGGCTGAAGTGAAGCTGATCCTGCAGACCCTCGGCTTCCCGTGGCACATTGTCGCCTTGGAGGAG GTGTTTGGTCTGTCGCCGTCGGTGCTGCGCTGCTCTGCCCAGGAGCCTGTGGGGGCTGTGGGGACCTACAAGGTGGCTGTGGATAGTTTCCTCCAGCAGCAGCACACGCTAGGGACCGAGAGGTCAGggggcagccccagccccgcccaggGAGAGGAGCGGCTGAGCCCGCCTggcacccaggagtcccaggacCCGGCGGGGCCACCGCCAGCCGCCCAGACCGAGGCTCTGTCCCGACTGTTCGACTCTGTGAAGACGCTGACGGCCAAAGAAGAGTTTCTGCACACCCTGCG GACGCACCTGATCCTGCATGTGGCCCGGACCCATGGCTACTCCAAGGTGATGACAGGAGACAGCTGTACCCGCTTGGCCATCAAGCTCATGACCAGCCTGGCGCTGGGCAGAGGGGCCTTTCTCGCCTGGGACACG GGCTTCTCAGATGAGCGTCACGGTGACGTGGTGGTGGTGCGGCCCATGCGCGACCACACGCTGAAGGAGGTCGCTTTCTACAACCGCCTGTTTGCTGTGCCCTCCGTCTTCACCCCCGCCATCGACACCAAG GCCCCCGAAAAGGCCAGCGTCCACCGCCTGATGGAGGGCTTCCTGCTCCGGCTGCAAGCCCAGTTCCCGTCTACCGTCAGCACCGTGTAcag GACGAGTGAGAAGCTGGTCAAGGCCCCCCGCGACGGCTGTGCCGCCGGCCCCCGCTGCCTGCTCTGTATGTGCACGCTGGACGTCGACGCTGCTG ATAGTGCCACGGCTTTCGGGGCCCAGACCTCCGGTTTCTCCCAGacgcagccccccaccccgcggGCTGGGGCTGGAGCACCCACAGAGGTGGGTGGCGCCCAGGACCGCTGCCAGGGGGCTGGGCCCTGCGGGAG GGAGGACTCCCGAGCCCGCGTCATCGAGCGGCTGTGCTATGGCTGCCGTGCGAACATGAAGGATGTG CCCTCCTTGGACCTCCTGCCACCCTACATCTTGGCCGAGGCCCAGCTCCGCAGCCAAAG GGCCTCGCAGGAGATCCAGGAGCATCTGGCGGAGAACGGCGCTGAGGAGACGCACACCGGCGAGAGCTGA
- the CTU2 gene encoding cytoplasmic tRNA 2-thiolation protein 2 isoform X2 — protein MSPTQTAGAVTLARPCWGQFSETARVSGKKEGAACGQSPEDRAKTVAEVKLILQTLGFPWHIVALEEVFGLSPSVLRCSAQEPVGAVGTYKVAVDSFLQQQHTLGTERSGGSPSPAQGEERLSPPGTQESQDPAGPPPAAQTEALSRLFDSVKTLTAKEEFLHTLRTHLILHVARTHGYSKVMTGDSCTRLAIKLMTSLALGRGAFLAWDTGFSDERHGDVVVVRPMRDHTLKEVAFYNRLFAVPSVFTPAIDTKAPEKASVHRLMEGFLLRLQAQFPSTVSTVYRTSEKLVKAPRDGCAAGPRCLLCMCTLDVDAADSATAFGAQTSGFSQTQPPTPRAGAGAPTEVGGAQDRCQGAGPCGREDSRARVIERLCYGCRANMKDVPSLDLLPPYILAEAQLRSQRASQEIQEHLAENGAEETHTGES, from the exons ATGAGCCCCACTCAGACAGCGGGTGCTGTGACCTTAGCAAGGCCCTGCTGGGGGCAGTTTTCGGAGACAGCACGCGTGTCCGGCAAGAAAG AGGGAGCGGCTTGTGGGCAGAGCCCGGAGGACAGAGCAAAAACTGTGGCTGAAGTGAAGCTGATCCTGCAGACCCTCGGCTTCCCGTGGCACATTGTCGCCTTGGAGGAG GTGTTTGGTCTGTCGCCGTCGGTGCTGCGCTGCTCTGCCCAGGAGCCTGTGGGGGCTGTGGGGACCTACAAGGTGGCTGTGGATAGTTTCCTCCAGCAGCAGCACACGCTAGGGACCGAGAGGTCAGggggcagccccagccccgcccaggGAGAGGAGCGGCTGAGCCCGCCTggcacccaggagtcccaggacCCGGCGGGGCCACCGCCAGCCGCCCAGACCGAGGCTCTGTCCCGACTGTTCGACTCTGTGAAGACGCTGACGGCCAAAGAAGAGTTTCTGCACACCCTGCG GACGCACCTGATCCTGCATGTGGCCCGGACCCATGGCTACTCCAAGGTGATGACAGGAGACAGCTGTACCCGCTTGGCCATCAAGCTCATGACCAGCCTGGCGCTGGGCAGAGGGGCCTTTCTCGCCTGGGACACG GGCTTCTCAGATGAGCGTCACGGTGACGTGGTGGTGGTGCGGCCCATGCGCGACCACACGCTGAAGGAGGTCGCTTTCTACAACCGCCTGTTTGCTGTGCCCTCCGTCTTCACCCCCGCCATCGACACCAAG GCCCCCGAAAAGGCCAGCGTCCACCGCCTGATGGAGGGCTTCCTGCTCCGGCTGCAAGCCCAGTTCCCGTCTACCGTCAGCACCGTGTAcag GACGAGTGAGAAGCTGGTCAAGGCCCCCCGCGACGGCTGTGCCGCCGGCCCCCGCTGCCTGCTCTGTATGTGCACGCTGGACGTCGACGCTGCTG ATAGTGCCACGGCTTTCGGGGCCCAGACCTCCGGTTTCTCCCAGacgcagccccccaccccgcggGCTGGGGCTGGAGCACCCACAGAGGTGGGTGGCGCCCAGGACCGCTGCCAGGGGGCTGGGCCCTGCGGGAG GGAGGACTCCCGAGCCCGCGTCATCGAGCGGCTGTGCTATGGCTGCCGTGCGAACATGAAGGATGTG CCCTCCTTGGACCTCCTGCCACCCTACATCTTGGCCGAGGCCCAGCTCCGCAGCCAAAG GGCCTCGCAGGAGATCCAGGAGCATCTGGCGGAGAACGGCGCTGAGGAGACGCACACCGGCGAGAGCTGA